The following coding sequences lie in one Agrobacterium vitis genomic window:
- a CDS encoding nucleoside deaminase, which translates to MTFSPMTGLDHEYFLRLSFKVALRAQETGNHPFGAILVGPDGKVLMEQENAYNPTRDMTGHAERVLMTRASQAYTPERLNQCTMYTSAEPCAMCAGAAYWAGIGRVVFGLSESQLKAMTGNHPENPTLDLPCRVVFEAGQRRVEVIGPLLSEEAAKLHDNAWR; encoded by the coding sequence ATGACGTTTTCGCCCATGACCGGTCTCGATCACGAATACTTCCTTCGTCTCAGCTTCAAGGTCGCGCTGAGGGCCCAGGAAACAGGCAACCATCCTTTCGGTGCTATTCTGGTTGGGCCGGATGGTAAGGTGCTGATGGAACAGGAAAACGCCTATAACCCGACGCGCGACATGACGGGGCATGCAGAACGAGTTCTGATGACCCGCGCCTCGCAAGCCTACACGCCCGAACGTCTGAATCAATGCACCATGTACACGTCAGCCGAGCCTTGTGCTATGTGTGCCGGTGCGGCCTATTGGGCTGGGATTGGGCGGGTGGTTTTTGGTTTGAGCGAGAGCCAATTGAAGGCGATGACAGGCAATCATCCTGAAAATCCGACACTCGACCTGCCATGCCGTGTGGTTTTCGAGGCGGGCCAGCGCCGCGTCGAGGTTATCGGCCCTTTGCTGAGCGAGGAAGCCGCCAAATTGCATGACAATGCCTGGCGTTGA
- a CDS encoding tetratricopeptide repeat protein yields the protein MVDLDGLVQGSKTFSFPQNSERPSPTLIANAIGEMVSDSLSRNILSQAVNIPCHSDENENRFLDQLLRGSHINRRERLIELRAAVLRYEQIISDDPLDQLSHRRLIGALGQFLSLAPGSISRVMPKLAASAHSALSLNGNLSDVWLILGWASSYAYDWPQTEGACRQAIAITPLDPSPYILLALTYLQSGQIVSALQIAEEAINLDPYSPMVANVYALTLNAARRFREAAKVARDALDAEPGFVKLRLTYGEAKLNMGQIDSAIEEFTAASRIMTEDATACGLLGLAYGLSGERSEAGRLLSRVKQSPNLRGQAVHAEAMIHLGLGARDEAISALELAVTRRGTPGLFLANAVFDPIRDDSRFSRIQHQMELAH from the coding sequence ATGGTCGATCTGGATGGCTTGGTTCAGGGAAGCAAAACATTTTCTTTCCCACAAAATTCCGAGAGACCCTCTCCCACCTTGATAGCCAATGCCATCGGCGAAATGGTTTCAGATTCGCTGTCACGCAACATCCTGAGTCAGGCGGTGAACATACCATGCCATTCTGACGAGAACGAGAACCGGTTTCTTGACCAGCTTCTGCGCGGTTCCCACATCAACCGGCGTGAGCGGTTGATCGAGCTGCGCGCCGCCGTCTTGCGCTATGAACAAATCATCTCCGACGACCCCTTGGATCAATTGTCTCACCGGAGGCTTATTGGCGCTTTAGGACAGTTTTTATCGCTTGCGCCGGGCTCAATATCCAGGGTGATGCCCAAGCTGGCCGCTTCTGCCCACAGCGCTTTGTCGCTGAATGGCAACCTCAGCGACGTCTGGCTGATCTTGGGTTGGGCTTCGAGCTACGCCTATGACTGGCCACAGACCGAAGGCGCATGCCGCCAGGCCATTGCCATCACCCCGCTCGACCCTTCGCCCTATATATTGCTTGCATTGACCTATCTGCAAAGTGGACAGATCGTTTCTGCGCTGCAAATAGCGGAGGAAGCGATCAATCTCGATCCTTATTCCCCAATGGTGGCCAATGTCTATGCGCTAACGCTGAATGCAGCCCGCCGTTTCAGGGAGGCAGCGAAAGTCGCACGCGACGCCCTTGATGCCGAACCCGGATTTGTTAAGTTACGGCTTACCTATGGAGAAGCCAAGCTCAACATGGGTCAGATTGATAGCGCTATCGAAGAATTTACCGCCGCCTCACGCATCATGACCGAAGATGCCACGGCCTGTGGGCTGCTGGGACTAGCCTATGGGCTTTCAGGCGAAAGATCAGAGGCGGGTCGTCTTCTTTCCAGGGTGAAGCAGTCACCAAATCTGCGAGGCCAAGCTGTGCATGCGGAGGCGATGATCCATCTCGGATTAGGCGCTCGCGATGAAGCCATTAGCGCTTTGGAGCTGGCGGTGACACGAAGAGGCACACCAGGGCTGTTTCTGGCAAATGCCGTTTTCGATCCCATTCGGGATGACAGCCGCTTTTCCAGAATTCAGCACCAGATGGAGCTGGCACATTAG
- a CDS encoding LysR family transcriptional regulator has product MSASAINRQIISLEHDTGLPLLERLPHGVLPTATGERRLAVCSFRRRNSGLEERGPAFSADIGSWGCKGLAGSG; this is encoded by the coding sequence ATGTCCGCCTCGGCGATCAACCGGCAGATCATCAGTCTGGAGCACGACACAGGACTGCCCTTGCTGGAAAGATTGCCGCATGGTGTGCTGCCCACAGCAACGGGGGAGCGTCGGCTGGCGGTATGTAGTTTTCGCAGGAGGAATTCAGGGCTTGAGGAGAGAGGGCCTGCTTTCTCAGCTGACATAGGGTCGTGGGGTTGCAAGGGTCTGGCCGGTTCAGGTTGA
- a CDS encoding VOC family protein: MTYLIRQMGHVVISSPDPLGAAKDICDVVGLRITEQDGDTVYLSSNDRHHELTYIKGDGKAVACGLEAVSADAVDEVKRRALSDGLTVLDDKPLGKHYDKAVRIVAPGGAIFEVHTPIARNQPRRYNYSTPGARPRRIEHINAFAPDTHAFGEFCAKVLGMKLSDMTGEDGLRWYRAEDGFHHTIAMGPGESGLHHYAFDLHSLEDLAAIADNLTLKDRAMVWGPGRHGAGGNIFTYYADPHGCLVENSIELDRIDNDATYEPRTWDISEGLAGRWLNLWGTPPTPGFLRPGIAFDPKV; encoded by the coding sequence ATGACCTATTTAATTCGGCAGATGGGACATGTTGTCATCTCCTCGCCTGATCCGCTTGGTGCGGCCAAAGATATTTGTGATGTGGTTGGCCTTCGTATCACGGAGCAGGACGGCGATACGGTCTATCTCTCCAGCAACGACCGCCATCACGAACTCACCTACATCAAGGGCGATGGCAAGGCCGTGGCCTGCGGCCTGGAAGCCGTCAGCGCCGACGCCGTGGACGAGGTCAAGCGTCGCGCCCTGTCGGACGGGCTGACCGTTCTCGACGATAAGCCGCTTGGAAAGCACTACGACAAGGCCGTGCGGATCGTCGCCCCTGGGGGTGCGATTTTCGAGGTGCATACGCCGATCGCCCGTAATCAGCCACGCCGGTATAACTACTCGACGCCCGGCGCCAGACCCCGCCGCATCGAGCATATCAACGCATTCGCGCCCGATACTCATGCTTTCGGCGAGTTCTGCGCAAAGGTGCTGGGTATGAAGCTCTCGGACATGACGGGCGAAGACGGTTTGCGGTGGTACCGCGCCGAAGACGGTTTCCATCACACGATCGCGATGGGGCCGGGTGAAAGCGGGCTGCACCATTATGCCTTTGATCTCCATTCTCTTGAAGATCTCGCAGCCATTGCTGACAATCTCACCCTCAAGGACCGGGCGATGGTTTGGGGTCCGGGCCGTCACGGAGCCGGAGGCAATATCTTCACCTATTACGCCGACCCGCATGGTTGCCTGGTGGAAAATTCCATCGAGCTTGACCGCATTGACAATGACGCGACCTACGAGCCACGGACCTGGGATATCTCGGAGGGTCTGGCAGGACGCTGGCTCAATCTTTGGGGCACGCCTCCCACACCCGGTTTCCTGCGTCCCGGCATAGCCTTTGATCCTAAGGTCTGA
- a CDS encoding nuclear transport factor 2 family protein — protein MSDFTIIDGVAHIHEPKLYETWLDREDYIAAVSASPSPEVAAKKRLLVDFQVDLAKMVRAKAVEENVVEIMTKYADNDYIQHDPNANGNGLANLIEYFKKVPVDRGPAPPVVSVVVEGELGCVMMKHPMPDPTAPGQTYDWYILTVFRVRNGKLREHWSAFQKMGAPMIPPKPPH, from the coding sequence ATGAGCGATTTCACGATTATTGACGGTGTCGCTCATATTCACGAGCCGAAACTTTATGAAACCTGGCTGGACAGGGAGGATTATATTGCGGCCGTGTCGGCATCGCCGTCACCGGAAGTGGCTGCAAAAAAGCGCCTTCTTGTCGATTTTCAGGTCGACCTTGCCAAGATGGTGCGCGCCAAGGCGGTCGAAGAGAATGTCGTCGAGATCATGACGAAATATGCCGACAACGACTATATTCAGCATGATCCGAATGCGAACGGTAATGGGTTGGCCAATCTGATCGAGTATTTCAAAAAAGTGCCGGTGGATAGAGGTCCGGCGCCTCCGGTGGTCAGCGTCGTCGTCGAGGGGGAGTTGGGATGCGTGATGATGAAGCATCCGATGCCTGATCCTACTGCCCCAGGGCAAACCTACGATTGGTATATTCTCACCGTTTTTCGGGTGCGGAATGGAAAGCTGCGTGAGCATTGGAGTGCCTTCCAGAAGATGGGCGCACCCATGATACCGCCAAAGCCCCCACACTAA
- a CDS encoding carbohydrate porin, translated as MITIPLLFATVTSVLAMDPEIGAQDQPNLDALPAPVYSGPLAEAGRWLHDNGIDLRLDYINIAQRAPSFDFRKVGYGSFFIDVTGSLTPDLRVKFAETVNLPNDNVTGNLTAFLPPVVGVTDTALARFSLEADFLDDRLTVEAGRIGLARDFSIKGFCSGISCINATQGVSLNLPDDVRSVWGARGAYKLAPNTTLGFGIIEDNPDNWQHGEGWNWGAGDAEGAITVANIRHEETFLESAKPLKFETGVYYRSTPYEDALYNSGWGNPTFGANTKTITHDGGTAAIYTHTRKVIWSDPANGMFPENVAVYGGVLHVFGDGHSYPWEAYAGIEYSGFWKANPLATIGASFHYIRLSEKRAEYERNARLFFSGVDQKQPKDMFMFDVHGSTGVFGNGILDFGAAYIINPNSAFADFSTARQKDGVVIYAALAFDLSTVLGLSPRRGP; from the coding sequence ATGATCACTATACCATTGCTGTTTGCAACAGTGACTTCAGTGTTAGCCATGGATCCAGAGATTGGTGCGCAGGACCAACCCAATCTTGATGCTTTACCAGCGCCTGTTTATTCTGGTCCGCTTGCCGAGGCTGGTAGGTGGCTCCATGACAATGGGATCGATCTGCGACTGGATTACATCAATATCGCTCAGAGAGCGCCCTCCTTCGACTTCCGAAAGGTGGGGTATGGATCGTTCTTCATCGATGTAACGGGAAGTCTGACCCCGGATCTCCGGGTTAAGTTTGCAGAAACGGTCAATCTGCCAAACGACAATGTCACTGGCAATTTAACAGCTTTTCTTCCTCCAGTTGTCGGTGTCACTGATACTGCTCTTGCTCGTTTTTCTCTTGAGGCCGACTTTTTGGACGACCGCTTGACAGTCGAAGCTGGCCGTATTGGATTGGCGCGAGACTTCTCTATCAAGGGCTTTTGCAGTGGCATAAGCTGTATAAACGCGACGCAGGGAGTGAGCCTCAATCTTCCCGACGATGTGCGCTCCGTCTGGGGTGCGCGGGGTGCTTACAAACTCGCCCCCAACACGACGCTGGGGTTTGGTATAATCGAGGATAATCCAGATAACTGGCAGCATGGTGAGGGTTGGAATTGGGGTGCAGGGGATGCAGAAGGCGCTATAACAGTTGCCAATATTCGTCATGAAGAAACATTTCTGGAAAGTGCAAAGCCATTAAAATTTGAGACTGGTGTCTATTACCGCTCAACCCCTTACGAAGATGCACTTTACAATAGCGGTTGGGGAAACCCGACATTCGGAGCCAATACTAAGACGATCACCCACGATGGCGGAACCGCGGCCATCTATACACATACGCGTAAAGTCATATGGAGCGATCCTGCCAACGGCATGTTTCCAGAGAACGTGGCGGTCTACGGCGGCGTGCTTCATGTTTTTGGTGACGGTCATTCCTACCCATGGGAAGCTTATGCGGGTATCGAGTATTCTGGTTTCTGGAAAGCAAATCCGCTGGCGACAATTGGTGCTTCTTTTCACTACATTCGTCTCAGTGAAAAGCGAGCTGAATATGAACGGAATGCCCGTCTATTCTTCTCAGGCGTTGATCAGAAGCAGCCAAAAGACATGTTCATGTTCGACGTGCATGGAAGCACGGGTGTTTTTGGCAATGGCATTCTCGATTTTGGCGCGGCCTATATCATCAATCCGAACTCTGCTTTCGCTGATTTTTCTACCGCAAGGCAGAAGGATGGCGTCGTTATTTATGCGGCGCTCGCATTTGACTTGAGTACCGTCCTTGGGCTTTCTCCCCGGAGAGGTCCCTAA
- a CDS encoding acetoacetate decarboxylase family protein yields MGFKFNQEFRYRMPTVFGPAVGPRQKPGGGMWALEETGTMNAEWMAITYRTSADKLEALLPPGMSLRGEPLISVSCAWFKNLYWLAGRGYGILSIDFPVTYQGKTERLEGSFCPVIWEGAPDAILTGRDEMGFPKLFCDMPEITWDKEKATASCEASWFGFKFFDIALGEMEEDDAPPSLPGSGGGAAMYYKYVPRTNPFQGGGADVAYITTPAPPPGAGKPDAINFDGYEFKRWRAKGSFNWHKATFEQLPTTFHIVNAVADMPCFEIVKTEMVAFSGPGIGVSVNSIRPVEPGDQE; encoded by the coding sequence ATGGGGTTCAAATTCAATCAGGAGTTCCGCTATCGGATGCCCACGGTATTCGGGCCGGCCGTAGGTCCCCGGCAAAAGCCGGGCGGCGGCATGTGGGCGCTGGAAGAAACCGGTACGATGAATGCCGAATGGATGGCCATTACCTATCGCACCAGTGCGGATAAGTTAGAGGCGCTTCTGCCTCCCGGGATGAGCTTGCGCGGAGAACCGCTCATCAGTGTCTCCTGTGCCTGGTTCAAGAATCTTTATTGGCTTGCGGGGCGTGGCTACGGCATTTTGTCGATTGATTTCCCCGTAACGTATCAAGGCAAGACCGAACGGTTGGAAGGGTCTTTCTGCCCGGTTATCTGGGAGGGCGCTCCCGATGCGATCCTGACTGGGCGGGATGAAATGGGCTTTCCGAAACTGTTTTGCGATATGCCGGAAATCACCTGGGATAAGGAAAAAGCCACCGCATCCTGCGAAGCATCCTGGTTCGGCTTTAAATTTTTCGACATTGCTCTTGGTGAAATGGAAGAGGACGATGCCCCGCCGAGCCTGCCTGGTTCCGGCGGTGGCGCGGCCATGTACTATAAATACGTACCTCGGACGAACCCGTTTCAGGGTGGAGGAGCAGACGTCGCTTATATCACGACGCCAGCGCCACCGCCGGGGGCGGGCAAGCCGGATGCCATCAATTTCGACGGATACGAGTTCAAGCGCTGGCGGGCCAAGGGCAGCTTCAACTGGCACAAGGCAACGTTTGAACAGCTCCCGACAACCTTTCATATCGTCAACGCCGTGGCAGATATGCCGTGTTTTGAAATCGTCAAAACCGAAATGGTGGCCTTCTCAGGTCCGGGAATTGGCGTTTCGGTCAATAGCATTCGTCCCGTAGAGCCGGGTGATCAGGAATAA
- a CDS encoding acyl-CoA dehydrogenase family protein: MSALSSDLSLMPGLPPAPSGQPAPGMPPMPGLPPMSGLPPMSPAVPSAPVESKWLTDKGRDIRDKARALIPLIREQAREGEKIGALTPDVLKALSDIGIYKMAMPAEWGGYALGARDLVEIIATLGEADGSAGWAGFVAVGVKNLLALEGEVVGEVLEDTRGWAGPTVVGASVFATKVGEGRKVEGGWMVKGRWAFGSGCKHAKWAMLGIEYDPKVAGGTGRGVVVVDRSKYEILDDWHVMGLSGSASNSLAIKEEVFVPDRRFLDLSQYPLRFQQLHTRYQGFGYQQRGLANLVTVSLCDMSIALGMARGALSCFAEQAKKRPPFSLPYPTISDMASAQVAAGKALAMIKVAQATIESYADQVDARTAEGQDFTHDEDSEISLTLAYVASLCEDAINLLQKTLGSSTMSLSNPIQRFVRDVRVLASHGAVRLDPQAEVNGRRLLGITPFPMFAGAVPERVNLEAKGS; the protein is encoded by the coding sequence ATGTCCGCTCTTTCTAGTGACTTGTCGCTTATGCCCGGCCTGCCGCCCGCGCCCAGTGGGCAGCCCGCTCCAGGCATGCCACCCATGCCCGGTTTGCCGCCCATGTCTGGCCTTCCCCCAATGTCGCCCGCAGTGCCTTCAGCGCCTGTCGAGTCGAAATGGTTGACCGATAAGGGTCGTGATATCCGCGATAAGGCCCGGGCGCTTATTCCCCTTATTCGGGAGCAGGCGCGCGAAGGCGAGAAGATTGGCGCCTTGACGCCGGATGTTCTCAAGGCGCTCAGCGATATCGGTATCTACAAGATGGCCATGCCTGCTGAATGGGGCGGATATGCCCTTGGTGCGCGGGATCTGGTCGAGATTATCGCCACGCTGGGCGAGGCGGATGGATCGGCTGGCTGGGCTGGTTTCGTCGCCGTTGGAGTGAAGAACCTGCTGGCCCTTGAGGGCGAGGTTGTTGGAGAAGTTCTTGAAGATACCCGAGGTTGGGCTGGCCCTACCGTTGTCGGCGCGTCCGTTTTTGCGACGAAAGTCGGAGAAGGTCGCAAAGTCGAAGGCGGCTGGATGGTCAAGGGTCGCTGGGCATTCGGTAGCGGGTGCAAGCACGCCAAATGGGCGATGCTGGGCATAGAATATGATCCGAAGGTTGCTGGTGGTACTGGGCGCGGCGTTGTTGTCGTTGACCGTTCGAAATATGAGATTTTGGACGACTGGCACGTCATGGGCTTGTCTGGCAGTGCCAGCAATAGCCTTGCCATCAAGGAAGAAGTCTTTGTGCCTGATCGTCGGTTTCTCGATCTGAGCCAATATCCTCTGCGTTTCCAGCAATTGCATACGCGATACCAGGGCTTTGGATATCAGCAGCGCGGGCTTGCCAATCTGGTGACCGTGTCCTTGTGTGATATGTCGATTGCGCTCGGTATGGCGCGTGGAGCACTTTCGTGTTTTGCGGAGCAGGCCAAGAAGCGTCCGCCTTTTTCACTTCCGTATCCGACAATCTCGGACATGGCGTCGGCGCAAGTTGCTGCTGGCAAGGCTCTTGCCATGATCAAGGTCGCCCAGGCGACAATTGAGAGCTATGCAGACCAGGTCGATGCCCGGACAGCGGAGGGTCAAGACTTTACCCATGACGAGGACTCCGAGATCAGCTTGACCCTCGCTTACGTTGCAAGCCTTTGCGAAGACGCCATTAACCTGCTGCAGAAGACGCTTGGGTCATCGACCATGTCGCTCAGCAACCCTATCCAGCGCTTTGTCCGTGACGTTCGTGTACTGGCATCCCACGGTGCCGTTCGGCTTGATCCTCAAGCGGAGGTGAATGGTCGGCGTCTCCTGGGCATTACACCTTTCCCAATGTTTGCCGGTGCCGTGCCGGAACGCGTTAATCTGGAAGCGAAGGGGTCTTAA
- a CDS encoding fumarylacetoacetate hydrolase family protein — translation MKLARFIVEGKPRLGKVVGSEIIDLSSVARECGSSMKALIERLDELRPALEALDSPSFVLADVQLAAPITDPRKFLAIGMNYRAHAEEAAAAGIPTPKSQLWFNKQVTCINGPYDDVVLPSVSEKVDYEAELGFIIGKRCRHVKREDAQSVIAGYFVANDVTARDWQFRSPTYTLGKSFDTHGPIGPWITTADEVPDPHNLTLSLSLNGEERQRTSTGDMIYDIWDQISYLSTVMTLEPGDIIITGTPSNVGIATDTFMKPGDVVRVEVNGLGSIENRFVAEER, via the coding sequence ATGAAACTGGCAAGATTTATTGTCGAGGGAAAGCCTCGGCTCGGTAAAGTCGTGGGCTCTGAGATCATTGATCTGAGTTCCGTGGCTCGTGAATGCGGAAGCTCAATGAAGGCGCTGATTGAGCGGTTGGATGAATTAAGACCGGCTTTGGAAGCGCTTGATAGCCCTTCTTTTGTGCTGGCTGATGTTCAGCTTGCTGCACCAATCACGGATCCCAGGAAGTTTCTCGCCATCGGGATGAATTATAGGGCCCATGCCGAGGAAGCGGCCGCCGCAGGAATACCGACGCCAAAGTCGCAATTGTGGTTCAACAAACAGGTCACTTGCATCAATGGACCCTATGACGACGTGGTGCTGCCCAGCGTGTCCGAAAAGGTCGATTACGAAGCTGAACTGGGTTTCATCATTGGCAAGCGGTGCCGTCATGTGAAGCGCGAAGACGCGCAATCGGTGATCGCCGGCTATTTCGTTGCCAATGATGTCACCGCCAGAGACTGGCAGTTCCGTTCACCGACCTATACGCTCGGCAAGAGCTTTGATACCCACGGCCCCATCGGCCCCTGGATCACGACGGCGGATGAAGTTCCGGATCCGCACAATTTAACGCTGTCCCTCTCTCTGAATGGCGAGGAAAGACAGCGCACGTCTACGGGCGACATGATCTACGATATCTGGGATCAGATTTCCTATCTCTCAACCGTTATGACTCTCGAACCGGGTGACATCATCATAACCGGAACACCGTCCAATGTCGGGATTGCAACCGATACCTTCATGAAGCCGGGCGACGTCGTTCGCGTCGAGGTAAACGGGTTGGGTTCAATCGAAAACCGGTTCGTTGCCGAAGAGCGATAA
- a CDS encoding MFS transporter produces the protein MEQAQISTISPFEGNTLRTYFKSLVGAPRKARMALAGCLILMVISPAGLSAMTPFVIAAFSAETHRAQSDALLIFVALPLLLSPLILPLAGAWVDRWGARAVAIPAVILYAMTTAMIPLVSGTIWILTPMIILAALFGFMSSLAVIFKIITCWFPEHRGIGFALVGVLSSFANALFSPLFQWLIYGATNSDGSASGLHQLGGIGWSGSYFVVAATIAVLGIPSALFLISEPAKPSAAKRLPMPGSHLNMENAAGIPLKMAIRTKTWIFITLFLAITAAGPMTVRQNSVDFFQQRGFDLNDIAFSQSVLFVASVVGLFLGGMILDRSRRPWVIAPLLAMVPIGLTIAYFNHGSVFLLYVAMSSLGFATGAESALGPFLVARYFGPKAFAQIQGLTLAICSLSFGLTPFLTSAMATAAGSYFVPFAILTGLTVVAVALGALLPNYPPEWPTGAEVSGK, from the coding sequence ATGGAACAGGCGCAGATTTCGACTATTTCACCTTTCGAGGGAAATACATTACGAACATATTTCAAAAGCTTGGTTGGTGCGCCCAGGAAAGCCAGGATGGCTTTGGCGGGATGCCTGATCTTGATGGTTATCAGTCCTGCCGGTCTTTCGGCTATGACACCTTTTGTGATCGCAGCCTTCTCAGCGGAGACCCATCGGGCGCAGTCCGATGCGCTGCTGATTTTTGTTGCGCTGCCATTGCTGCTCTCCCCCCTGATCCTGCCGCTTGCTGGCGCCTGGGTAGATCGGTGGGGGGCAAGAGCAGTTGCTATACCCGCAGTCATTTTATACGCCATGACAACCGCGATGATCCCGCTGGTCAGCGGAACGATCTGGATCTTGACCCCCATGATCATCCTGGCCGCGTTATTCGGCTTCATGTCCAGCCTAGCCGTGATTTTCAAAATCATCACATGCTGGTTTCCGGAGCATCGGGGGATCGGATTTGCACTGGTTGGGGTGCTTTCAAGCTTCGCCAATGCGCTCTTTTCTCCCTTGTTCCAGTGGTTGATTTATGGAGCGACGAACAGTGATGGGTCGGCTTCGGGCCTCCATCAACTGGGCGGCATCGGTTGGAGCGGTTCCTACTTCGTCGTCGCAGCAACCATCGCTGTTCTTGGCATTCCCTCAGCGCTCTTTCTCATCTCGGAACCTGCCAAGCCGTCTGCTGCCAAGCGCCTGCCCATGCCTGGGTCCCACTTGAATATGGAGAATGCAGCCGGAATACCTCTCAAGATGGCGATCAGGACCAAGACCTGGATATTCATCACGCTTTTTCTGGCGATCACCGCTGCAGGCCCGATGACTGTCCGACAGAACTCCGTCGATTTCTTCCAGCAACGTGGTTTTGATCTCAACGACATCGCATTTTCGCAATCTGTTTTGTTCGTGGCTTCGGTCGTCGGTCTTTTTCTTGGCGGCATGATCCTTGATCGCAGCAGACGCCCTTGGGTGATCGCACCCTTGCTTGCCATGGTTCCGATCGGCTTAACCATTGCCTATTTCAATCACGGTTCGGTTTTCCTGCTCTATGTGGCAATGAGCTCTCTTGGATTTGCGACGGGTGCGGAATCTGCGCTCGGCCCGTTCCTGGTTGCCCGTTATTTCGGACCCAAAGCCTTTGCTCAAATTCAAGGTTTGACGCTGGCAATCTGCTCACTGTCCTTCGGTCTGACGCCATTCCTGACCAGCGCAATGGCGACTGCGGCTGGTAGCTATTTCGTCCCGTTTGCCATTCTGACCGGACTGACAGTGGTTGCCGTTGCGCTGGGAGCCCTTTTACCCAATTACCCACCAGAATGGCCGACCGGGGCGGAAGTCTCTGGAAAGTAA
- a CDS encoding flavin reductase family protein, whose protein sequence is MLNQARASAEQLSPHDQAEFRRALGHYPTGVCIVTAHHDNKPIGMTIGSFTSVSLDPPLVGFLPAHSSQTWPLIAKAGAFCVNILADDQSDLPGRFAKRDADRFQDIAHSRSSLDLPVFDGVVAWIDCTLHSAHEAGDHLFVMGNVLTLSVVRDRPPLLFCRGAFGGFAAGT, encoded by the coding sequence ATGTTGAACCAAGCACGAGCCTCCGCTGAGCAACTCAGCCCTCACGACCAGGCGGAATTTCGCCGCGCGCTGGGTCACTACCCTACCGGCGTCTGCATTGTGACCGCGCACCATGACAATAAGCCGATTGGCATGACAATTGGCTCATTCACGTCGGTGTCCCTGGACCCACCGCTTGTTGGTTTCTTGCCTGCGCATAGCTCGCAAACCTGGCCGTTGATCGCGAAAGCTGGCGCATTCTGCGTGAATATCCTGGCCGATGACCAATCCGACCTTCCGGGGCGATTTGCGAAACGGGATGCCGATCGCTTTCAGGATATTGCGCACAGCCGTTCCAGCCTTGACCTGCCGGTTTTCGACGGCGTTGTCGCCTGGATCGACTGCACCCTGCATAGCGCGCATGAGGCGGGAGATCATCTCTTCGTCATGGGCAATGTGCTCACACTGAGTGTGGTCCGGGATCGCCCGCCCTTGCTGTTCTGCCGTGGTGCTTTCGGTGGCTTTGCGGCCGGAACCTGA
- a CDS encoding TetR/AcrR family transcriptional regulator: MAAAVDLLLANGYERTSMDAVAAKAGVSKTTVYAHFSDKLELFHAVMTHAASDFALDLGSVVESRSVADPLEQLTSVLLEVVKAASAPELTAYFRVLIAEIDRRSELQAMSDQVQSDMPDVIRIIASLIVKVAATRGYVVEDPERYATLLVRMTAPGTQFDILVANFRPSDEILAAHIGLIVSIFFDGIGPKDSDTKVVNLPPLYLYPIRR; the protein is encoded by the coding sequence ATGGCCGCTGCCGTCGATCTGCTTTTGGCCAATGGATATGAGAGAACCTCTATGGATGCGGTGGCCGCCAAGGCCGGCGTTTCAAAGACGACTGTCTATGCGCATTTTTCCGACAAGCTTGAATTATTTCATGCCGTCATGACACATGCCGCTTCCGATTTCGCGCTGGACCTCGGCAGCGTTGTGGAAAGTCGATCCGTCGCAGATCCCCTGGAGCAACTGACAAGCGTGCTGCTTGAGGTCGTCAAAGCCGCATCCGCCCCCGAGCTGACCGCCTATTTCCGGGTTCTCATTGCAGAAATTGACAGGCGCAGCGAACTGCAAGCCATGTCTGATCAGGTCCAGTCAGATATGCCTGACGTGATCCGCATCATTGCCTCGCTCATCGTGAAAGTTGCCGCCACCCGCGGCTATGTCGTTGAAGATCCTGAACGCTATGCCACATTGCTGGTGCGCATGACAGCACCGGGAACTCAGTTCGACATCCTCGTCGCAAACTTCCGGCCCTCGGACGAAATCCTCGCAGCCCATATCGGCCTCATCGTCAGCATCTTCTTCGATGGCATCGGACCGAAAGACAGCGACACCAAGGTCGTAAACCTACCCCCGCTCTATCTCTATCCAATCAGACGATAA